Proteins encoded in a region of the Streptococcus sanguinis genome:
- the rsmB gene encoding 16S rRNA (cytosine(967)-C(5))-methyltransferase RsmB encodes MESKQKTARWQALEILEEVFEEGAYSNIALNRALSQSPLSQADKGLVTELVYGTVARKITLEWYLSHLIEDRDKLDNWLYILLMLSLYQMLYLDKIPQHAVVHEAVEIAKIRKRGSEKFINALLRRIEREGVADFETIKRKNKRYSIQYSLPVWLVKDLIEEYGEERALAIFASLFVRSKASIRVTDMSCKAELRQLLGAEDSLLSPSALVKKQGHFAGHQLFESGAITIQDESSQLVAPILAIEGEEQILDACSAPGGKTVHMASYLTSGHITALDLYDHKLELVEENAERLGLADKITTKKLDATKVFETFGPDAFDKILVDAPCSGIGLIRRKPDIKYNKENADFENLQKIQLDILDSVCQSLRKGGIIAYSTCTIMAKENFEVVEKFLASHPNFEQVLLDHERKDIVKDGCILITPELYESDGFFISQFRKISE; translated from the coding sequence TTGGAAAGTAAGCAAAAAACGGCCCGTTGGCAGGCCTTGGAAATTTTGGAAGAAGTTTTTGAAGAAGGAGCCTATTCCAATATCGCCTTAAATCGAGCTCTGAGTCAAAGTCCGCTGAGTCAAGCAGATAAAGGTCTGGTAACAGAGCTGGTTTACGGCACAGTTGCTCGGAAAATCACTCTGGAATGGTATCTTTCCCATCTGATTGAGGATAGGGATAAATTAGATAACTGGCTCTACATTCTGCTTATGCTCAGTCTGTACCAGATGCTCTATCTAGATAAAATCCCTCAGCATGCAGTTGTTCATGAGGCTGTTGAAATTGCGAAAATCCGTAAGCGTGGCAGTGAGAAATTTATCAATGCCTTGTTACGTAGGATTGAGCGTGAGGGTGTGGCTGATTTTGAAACAATCAAGCGCAAAAACAAGCGCTATTCGATCCAGTATTCTCTGCCGGTCTGGCTGGTCAAAGACCTGATAGAAGAGTATGGCGAAGAAAGAGCTTTAGCTATCTTTGCCAGTCTCTTTGTTCGTAGCAAGGCCAGCATTCGCGTGACGGATATGTCGTGCAAGGCAGAGCTTCGCCAGCTTTTAGGGGCTGAGGACTCGCTCTTATCTCCGTCAGCCTTGGTTAAGAAACAGGGGCATTTTGCTGGGCACCAGCTCTTTGAAAGCGGAGCGATTACGATTCAGGATGAGTCTAGTCAGCTTGTGGCTCCGATTCTGGCCATCGAAGGGGAGGAGCAGATTCTGGATGCCTGCAGTGCACCGGGCGGAAAGACTGTCCACATGGCTTCCTATCTGACGAGCGGCCACATTACAGCCTTGGACCTCTACGATCATAAGTTAGAGCTCGTAGAAGAAAATGCAGAAAGACTGGGCTTGGCAGATAAAATCACCACTAAAAAGCTGGACGCGACCAAGGTGTTTGAGACGTTTGGCCCAGATGCTTTCGATAAAATCCTGGTGGATGCTCCTTGCTCTGGTATTGGCTTAATTCGCCGCAAACCAGATATAAAATATAATAAAGAAAATGCAGATTTTGAGAATTTACAAAAAATTCAGCTGGATATACTAGACAGCGTTTGTCAAAGTCTACGTAAAGGTGGTATAATAGCTTATAGTACTTGCACGATTATGGCCAAAGAGAATTTTGAGGTTGTCGAGAAATTTCTGGCCAGTCATCCGAATTTTGAGCAAGTCTTATTAGACCATGAAAGAAAAGATATCGTCAAAGACGGCTGTATCTTAATTACGCCGGAATTATATGAAAGCGACGGATTTTTTATCAGTCAATTTAGGAAGATATCGGAATAA
- the pknB gene encoding Stk1 family PASTA domain-containing Ser/Thr kinase, with amino-acid sequence MIQIGKIFAGRYKIIKQIGRGGMADVYLAKDLILDGEEVAVKVLRTNYQTDPIAVARFQREAKAMADLDHPHIVRITDIGEEDGQQYLAMEYVAGLDLKRYIKENSPISNEEAVRIMGQILLAMRLAHTRGIVHRDLKPQNVLLTPDGNAKVTDFGIAVAFAETSLTQTNSMLGSVHYLSPEQARGSKATVQSDIYAMGIIFYEMLTGHIPYDGDSAVTIALQHFQKPLPSIISENPNVPQALENVVIKATAKKLTDRYQSVAEMYVDLSSSLSYERRNEKKLVFDDVAKADTKTLPKISPVPQPAVPPVKSTPPKAEATEVKEETADAVKKVPKKRRLRTRYKVLFFAVLLVLAAFVVLLYNSPSNTSVPDVSGQTVAEARSAIEAKKLVVGDEKEEYSDNVESGKVIKTDPQANSQRREGSKIDLIISKGPKTFVMEDYTERLKDAAVKDLKENFKVPEKLIEIVEEESDEYEPGQVIRQSPAAGSTYDLTSNHKIKLTVAKEVTSVSMPDFGSMQYTYANARSYLIQMGISSSRIERVVDRSVTSTQADLVTSQSPAAGQTIDLKSNEKITLYVTEATTPSSSSSSSSSSNSKSSSSSDDESHSSSSSSSEHQ; translated from the coding sequence ATGATTCAAATCGGCAAAATCTTTGCCGGGCGATATAAAATCATCAAGCAGATTGGCCGCGGAGGCATGGCAGATGTCTATCTGGCCAAGGACTTGATTTTGGATGGTGAGGAAGTTGCGGTAAAGGTTCTTAGAACCAATTACCAGACAGATCCTATCGCTGTCGCGCGTTTCCAGCGGGAAGCTAAGGCGATGGCTGATTTGGACCATCCGCACATCGTTCGGATCACTGATATTGGGGAAGAAGACGGCCAGCAGTATCTGGCTATGGAATACGTAGCAGGTCTTGACCTCAAGCGCTATATCAAAGAGAATTCTCCGATTTCAAATGAAGAAGCAGTCAGAATCATGGGACAAATCTTGCTGGCGATGCGCTTAGCGCATACACGCGGTATTGTCCATCGTGACCTGAAACCACAAAATGTCCTCTTAACCCCGGATGGCAATGCCAAGGTAACAGACTTTGGGATTGCGGTGGCCTTTGCAGAGACAAGTCTGACTCAGACCAACTCTATGCTGGGCTCGGTTCATTATCTATCGCCTGAGCAGGCGCGTGGCTCTAAAGCAACTGTTCAGAGTGATATTTATGCAATGGGGATTATTTTTTATGAGATGCTGACAGGTCATATCCCTTATGACGGGGATAGTGCCGTTACGATTGCTCTTCAGCATTTCCAAAAGCCGCTGCCATCCATCATTTCTGAAAATCCTAATGTGCCTCAAGCCTTGGAAAATGTGGTCATTAAGGCAACAGCCAAAAAACTGACGGATCGCTATCAGTCGGTTGCAGAGATGTATGTTGACTTGTCTAGCAGCTTATCTTATGAGCGCCGCAATGAAAAGAAATTGGTCTTTGATGATGTAGCGAAAGCAGACACCAAGACCTTGCCAAAAATCTCGCCTGTACCGCAGCCAGCAGTTCCACCTGTTAAGTCAACACCGCCTAAAGCGGAAGCGACTGAAGTTAAGGAAGAGACAGCTGATGCGGTTAAGAAAGTTCCAAAGAAACGTCGTTTGAGAACGCGTTACAAGGTACTTTTCTTTGCAGTCCTATTGGTTTTGGCGGCTTTTGTTGTCCTTCTTTATAATAGCCCATCCAATACCAGCGTGCCAGATGTTTCTGGTCAGACTGTAGCAGAGGCTCGTTCCGCTATCGAAGCTAAGAAGCTGGTTGTCGGAGACGAAAAGGAAGAATACAGCGACAATGTCGAATCTGGCAAAGTCATTAAAACTGATCCACAGGCCAATAGTCAGCGCCGCGAAGGCAGCAAGATTGACCTGATTATCTCCAAGGGGCCCAAGACCTTTGTGATGGAAGATTATACTGAGAGACTGAAAGATGCGGCCGTCAAAGATTTGAAAGAAAACTTTAAGGTTCCTGAGAAATTGATTGAGATTGTTGAGGAGGAATCGGACGAGTACGAGCCAGGTCAGGTGATTCGTCAGTCACCGGCAGCTGGTTCGACCTATGATTTGACTTCTAATCATAAGATCAAGCTGACAGTAGCCAAAGAAGTAACTAGTGTATCCATGCCTGACTTTGGCAGCATGCAGTACACCTACGCCAATGCACGTTCTTACTTGATCCAAATGGGAATTTCTTCTTCCCGAATTGAGCGAGTTGTTGACCGTTCGGTCACTTCTACTCAGGCAGACTTGGTAACTTCCCAGTCACCAGCAGCAGGTCAGACTATTGACCTCAAATCTAATGAAAAAATCACTCTTTACGTGACAGAAGCAACGACACCATCATCATCTAGTTCGTCATCATCATCTAGCAACTCGAAGAGCAGTTCATCGTCCGATGATGAAAGTCATTCTAGTAGCTCTAGTTCTTCAGAACATCAATGA
- a CDS encoding Stp1/IreP family PP2C-type Ser/Thr phosphatase: MEISLLTDVGQKRTNNQDYANLFVNRAGKTLIILADGMGGHRAGNIASEMAVTDLGAAWVDTQIDSVNQVREWFAEHLEEENQRIHQFGQDEEYKGMGTTLEALAIIDNQAIYAHIGDSRIGLIRGDEYRQLTNDHSLVNALLKAGQITPEEAERHPQKNIITQSIGQKDEVQPDYGMITLEDGDYLLLNSDGLTNMISDSEICDIVTSDISLSEKTETLIRFANNAGGLDNITVALVRFDKEDKA; the protein is encoded by the coding sequence ATGGAAATTTCATTATTAACAGATGTTGGTCAAAAGCGTACAAATAACCAAGATTATGCCAATCTTTTTGTGAATCGGGCGGGCAAGACCCTTATCATCTTGGCAGATGGTATGGGCGGTCACAGAGCTGGAAACATTGCCAGCGAAATGGCTGTGACAGACTTAGGAGCTGCCTGGGTTGATACACAGATTGATTCGGTGAATCAGGTGCGTGAATGGTTTGCGGAGCACTTGGAAGAGGAAAATCAGCGCATTCATCAATTTGGTCAAGATGAAGAATACAAGGGTATGGGAACGACTTTGGAAGCCTTGGCTATTATTGATAATCAAGCCATCTATGCCCATATCGGTGATTCTCGCATCGGCCTGATTCGTGGTGATGAATACCGTCAGCTGACTAATGACCACTCGCTTGTTAATGCTTTGTTGAAAGCTGGACAGATTACTCCAGAAGAAGCAGAGCGTCATCCGCAGAAGAATATCATTACCCAGTCTATTGGTCAAAAAGACGAAGTACAGCCTGACTATGGCATGATTACCTTGGAGGATGGTGACTACCTTCTGCTCAACAGTGACGGTCTGACTAATATGATTTCAGACAGTGAAATTTGTGACATTGTCACCAGCGACATCAGCCTGTCTGAAAAAACAGAAACCTTAATTCGCTTTGCCAACAATGCTGGAGGACTGGATAACATCACAGTTGCTCTGGTTCGCTTTGACAAGGAGGATAAGGCATGA
- the liaF gene encoding cell wall-active antibiotics response protein LiaF, which yields MWKVQLFVFVETVLLSMALVTMLAADFSRVVIILVLFLLLLYYYFGKQKGNFLLVASMIMLFFIIMLNPYVIAALLFALVYGMIVAYPYIYKENQETHLVYEEDVEIQSEKNRWLGDLQHFSKDSCQFHDINLLRIVGKDTIHLEDVILVNHDNVIVIRKGFGDTKIIVPLDVEIQLQINTLYGELNFLHHPSRKLRNETISLTTPDYKRANKTVKIVLVSFLGNVEVVRK from the coding sequence ATGTGGAAGGTTCAATTATTTGTCTTTGTTGAAACAGTCTTATTATCCATGGCATTGGTGACCATGTTGGCAGCTGATTTTTCACGAGTTGTCATTATATTGGTCCTTTTTTTGCTGCTGCTCTATTATTACTTCGGCAAGCAAAAAGGGAATTTTCTGCTAGTCGCTTCCATGATTATGCTGTTTTTCATTATTATGCTCAATCCCTACGTCATTGCTGCCCTTTTATTCGCGCTGGTTTATGGGATGATTGTGGCCTACCCTTATATCTATAAGGAAAATCAAGAAACCCATCTCGTTTACGAAGAAGATGTGGAAATTCAGAGTGAAAAGAATCGCTGGTTGGGGGACCTGCAGCATTTTTCTAAGGACAGCTGTCAATTCCACGACATCAATCTCTTGCGCATTGTTGGGAAAGACACCATTCATTTGGAAGATGTGATTTTGGTCAACCATGATAATGTCATTGTCATTCGAAAAGGTTTTGGCGATACCAAGATTATTGTGCCGCTGGATGTGGAAATTCAGCTGCAAATCAACACTCTCTATGGGGAGCTGAACTTTCTGCATCATCCATCTCGCAAGCTGCGCAACGAAACCATTTCGCTGACGACACCAGACTATAAACGGGCCAATAAGACAGTGAAGATAGTCCTCGTCAGCTTCTTAGGAAATGTGGAGGTTGTCAGAAAGTGA